One genomic segment of Vicia villosa cultivar HV-30 ecotype Madison, WI unplaced genomic scaffold, Vvil1.0 ctg.003299F_1_1, whole genome shotgun sequence includes these proteins:
- the LOC131640761 gene encoding F-box/kelch-repeat protein At3g23880-like: protein MRSPKHMRTSPNIFSSADLPLPTLPFDVISEILARLPVKSLLQFRCVSKSWKSLISDPKFAKKHLNLSTTRRLLCVSYDNPSYSFILNSYSLQSVFTDTNYNLTRFKFPVDVISERYSHHLVGSCDGILCVANYRISPDFKPLVILWNPSIRKYKELPQFENPAELYRLWLRMTYGFGYDHVSHDYKLLVLYNSDIEHATRAKLYTLKADSWRTIQPFPSDFGTLLTYPRGRYVSGTVNWMTCQRSIVSFDLVNESYRKILPPRQQRKPRYLGLSVLRDWLCITYDHDVWVMKEYGILDSWTKLFNVTHLLNPLSNSFRLTNLLYIFQDDQVLLVFEHFLGRVSLIVYNFKNDTSKVSSMLKDISEVYVESLISPWS, encoded by the coding sequence ATGAGATCTCCCAAACATATGAGAACAAGCCCTAACATCTTCTCTTCCGCCGATCTTCCACTTCCCACTCTTCCTTTTGATGTGATTTCAGAAATACTAGCTAGGTTACCGGTGAAGTCCCTTCTCCAATTCCGGTGCGTCTCCAAATCATGGAAGTCGCTCATCTCCGATCCAAAATTTGCTAAAAAGCACCTTAATCTGTCAACCACGCGCCGCCTCCTCTGTGTAAGCTACGACAATCCCTCCTacagttttattttaaattcttacTCCCTCCAATCCGTTTTCACAGATACAAACTATAACCTCACTCGATTCAAGTTTCCCGTCGATGTTATTTCTGAACGCTACTCCCATCACCTTGTTGGCTCTTGTGACGGAATTCTTTGTGTTGCCAATTATCGTATTTCCCCGGATTTTAAACCTTTAGTTATACTGTGGAATCCTTCTATTAGAAAATATAAGGAATTGCCCCAATTTGAAAACCCAGCCGAGCTTTATCGGCTTTGGCTTCGTATGACATATGGCTTCGGCTATGATCATGTTTCTCATGATTACAAACTGCTTGTTCTTTACAACTCCGACATTGAACATGCAACTAGAGCAAAGCTTTATACTTTGAAGGCTGATTCTTGGAGAACCATTCAACCGTTCCCTTCTGATTTTGGTACTCTCCTTACTTATCCACGTGGAAGATATGTAAGCGGTACAGTTAACTGGATGACCTGTCAACGCTCgattgtttcttttgatttagTCAACGAGTCTTATCGAAAGATTTTGCCTCCTCGACAACAAAGAAAACCTAGATATTTGGGTTTGAGTGTGTTGAGGGATTGGTTGTGCATAACTTATGATCACGATGTTTGGGTCATGAAGGAATATGGAATTCTAGATTCTTGGACTAAATTGTTCAATGTTACTCACTTGCTAAATCCTCTATCTAATTCTTTTCGCTTGACAAATCTATTATATATCTTTCAAGACGATCAAGTGCTGCTCGTGTTTGAACATTTTTTGGGTAGGGTGTCGTTGATTGTTTACAATTTCAAGAATGATACTTCTAAAGTTAGTTCAATGTTGAAAGACATCTCAGAAGTGTATGTTGAGAGTTTGATATCACCTTGGTCTTAA